The Beijerinckiaceae bacterium genome has a window encoding:
- the ccmD gene encoding heme exporter protein CcmD: MSHDPHLGFVVAAYAFAFVVIAGMIFTILADYLTLKRALAAFGERAGRNDAGQDDLKPRNPESLD, translated from the coding sequence ATGAGCCATGATCCGCATCTTGGCTTCGTCGTCGCGGCCTACGCCTTTGCCTTTGTCGTGATCGCGGGAATGATATTCACGATCCTGGCCGATTATTTGACCTTGAAGCGGGCCCTTGCGGCCTTCGGCGAGCGGGCGGGACGCAATGATGCAGGTCAAGACGATCTGAAGCCACGAAACCCGGAAAGCTTGGACTGA
- a CDS encoding DsbE family thiol:disulfide interchange protein, translating to MAATEPRPEARSPARRPLLIYVPLIVFAALAGLFFVRLYSGDASLLPSAMIGRQVPSFTLPPVEGLADKPGFSDTDFRQGKVTLVNVFASWCVPCHQEHALIMRLSKDATLARAGIQVFGLAYKDEPANIRRFLSESGDPYARIGADRKGRTAIDWGVYGVPETYIVKGDGTIAYRFVGPMSDESYRDVILPEIEKALR from the coding sequence ATGGCGGCGACCGAACCGAGGCCGGAGGCCAGATCCCCCGCGCGGCGGCCGCTTCTCATTTATGTGCCCTTGATCGTTTTTGCCGCCCTCGCCGGCTTGTTCTTCGTGCGGCTCTATTCGGGCGATGCCTCGCTGCTGCCCTCGGCGATGATCGGGCGGCAGGTTCCCAGCTTTACCCTGCCGCCGGTCGAGGGGCTCGCCGACAAGCCCGGATTTTCCGACACCGATTTTCGGCAAGGCAAGGTCACTCTCGTCAACGTCTTTGCATCCTGGTGCGTGCCTTGCCACCAGGAACATGCGCTGATCATGCGGCTGTCGAAGGATGCGACGCTTGCGCGCGCGGGGATACAAGTTTTCGGCCTCGCCTATAAGGACGAGCCAGCCAATATCCGGCGCTTCCTCTCCGAGTCTGGCGACCCTTATGCGCGGATCGGCGCCGACCGCAAGGGACGGACCGCGATCGACTGGGGAGTCTATGGGGTGCCCGAAACCTATATCGTCAAAGGCGACGGCACGATCGCCTATCGTTTTGTCGGGCCGATGAGCGACGAGAGCTATCGGGATGTGATTCTGCCGGAGATTGAGAAGGCGCTGCGCTGA
- a CDS encoding excinuclease ABC subunit C — MSNKRDSTLYIGVTSDLSRRVWEHREGVIDGFTKRYELKRLVYYETYDDIRNALQREKNLKHWPRVWKLALIHGMNPDWEDLYERLNW; from the coding sequence ATGTCGAATAAACGCGATAGCACGCTCTACATTGGCGTGACCAGCGACCTTTCACGCCGCGTTTGGGAGCATCGCGAAGGCGTCATAGACGGATTCACGAAACGTTATGAGCTGAAACGCCTCGTCTATTACGAAACTTATGACGATATCCGCAACGCTCTGCAGCGCGAAAAAAACCTTAAACATTGGCCTCGCGTGTGGAAGCTCGCCCTGATCCACGGGATGAACCCGGATTGGGAAGACCTTTATGAGCGGCTTAACTGGTAA
- a CDS encoding alpha/beta hydrolase, giving the protein MGQHWLTPSSLRLHEAAPPLPAGEDTSLETVPLFRERAPWFGGDLQTLRNFMRGTWPDLPGGERLLLPVPDGDRLAARLDRPVGAVRRPLVVLVHGLAGSEVSGSVLGSLRHLLGQGWPVMRLNLRGSLPSRPTAAGHYHAGRTGDLTAALRGLPDELTRHGIILFGHSLGGNLVLKFMGEGGHGLPVRAAVTVSVPIDLAATSAQMLTLRNFAYQRYMLEAMKREALAPGAAVSTSERAAIAAARNVYEFDDHFIAPRFGYRDAQAYYESNAAKRFLAGISRPTLILQALDDPWIPGACYTAIDWPRLPMIEAVLSPAGGHLGFHGEGSSVPWHDRVTARWLARKFPASPK; this is encoded by the coding sequence ATGGGTCAGCACTGGCTAACGCCGAGCAGTTTGCGGCTACATGAGGCGGCCCCGCCCTTGCCGGCCGGCGAGGACACGTCATTGGAGACGGTTCCGCTGTTCCGCGAAAGGGCGCCCTGGTTCGGCGGCGATCTGCAAACTCTGCGCAATTTCATGCGCGGTACTTGGCCGGACTTGCCGGGTGGGGAGCGCCTGTTGCTGCCGGTGCCCGATGGCGACCGGCTGGCGGCGCGGCTCGACCGGCCGGTCGGCGCGGTGAGGCGGCCGCTCGTCGTGCTTGTGCACGGACTTGCAGGCTCCGAGGTGAGCGGATCCGTGTTGGGGAGCCTGCGGCATCTCCTTGGCCAAGGTTGGCCGGTCATGCGCCTGAACCTGCGCGGTTCTCTCCCGTCTCGCCCGACTGCGGCGGGGCATTATCATGCCGGACGGACCGGCGATCTGACGGCCGCCCTGCGGGGACTCCCTGATGAACTGACCCGCCATGGGATCATTCTGTTCGGCCATTCGCTGGGCGGCAATCTTGTGCTGAAATTCATGGGCGAAGGCGGGCATGGCCTGCCGGTGCGGGCGGCGGTCACAGTGTCCGTGCCGATTGACTTGGCGGCGACCTCCGCGCAGATGCTCACCCTGCGCAACTTTGCCTATCAACGCTACATGCTCGAGGCGATGAAACGCGAAGCCCTGGCGCCGGGCGCGGCGGTCAGCACGTCTGAGCGGGCGGCGATCGCCGCGGCCAGGAACGTCTATGAATTCGACGACCACTTCATCGCGCCGCGCTTCGGCTACCGGGATGCTCAAGCCTATTATGAAAGCAATGCCGCCAAGCGTTTCCTCGCCGGCATATCGCGGCCGACGCTGATCCTGCAGGCGCTGGACGACCCTTGGATTCCGGGCGCTTGCTACACGGCGATCGACTGGCCGCGCCTGCCGATGATCGAGGCGGTGCTGAGTCCGGCTGGCGGTCATCTCGGCTTCCACGGCGAGGGGAGCAGCGTCCCTTGGCATGACCGGGTGACGGCGCGGTGGCTCGCGCGAAAGTTTCCGGCTTCGCCCAAATGA
- a CDS encoding DNA ligase (NAD(+)) LigA, whose translation MKKPAPIDSLSATQARREHARLGEQIAAHDRRYYSEDAPTISDAEYDALRQRYEAIEAAFPELATPDSLTKKVGATPSEKFAKVRHRVPMLSLGNVFADEEVTDFVARVRRFLGLGAQAPLEITAEPKIDGLSCSLRYEAGRFVEAATRGDGYEGEDVTANVRTIDEVPRTLTGNAPEILEVRGEVYMTHADFAALNARQAAAGKTLFANPRNAAAGSLRQLDPSITAGRPLHFFAYAWGELSALPAATQMEMIAAFRKFGLPVNPLMVLCHSAEDLLAHYREIESMRASLGYDIDGVVYKVDSLALQHRLGFVSRSPRWAVAHKFPAEKATTVLRDIEIQVGRTGALTPVARLDPVTVGGVVVSNATLHNEDEIARKDIRIGDTVIVQRAGDVIPQILGPVLEKRPKSAKLYVFPDVCPVCGSAAVREIDPKTGTADVVRRCTGGLICEAQAVERLKHFASRNAFDIEGLGDKQIEQFFREGLIKTAADIFTLEAREKAGVLNLKGREGYGETSVGNLFRAIEARRTLPLNRFIFALGIRHVGETNARRLARYFGSFEVLRATARAASEGSDARAEINNIEGIGEVVAEAIADFFVEKHNEEVLDALLDHVKVVPMEAIASTSPVAGKTVVFTGSLERMTRDEAKAQAERLGAKVAASVSQKTDLVVAGPGAGSKLAKAAELGIETISEEDWLRLTGQGGE comes from the coding sequence ATGAAGAAGCCGGCCCCCATCGATAGCCTCAGCGCCACGCAAGCGCGCCGCGAACACGCGCGCCTCGGGGAACAGATCGCCGCGCATGACCGGCGCTATTACAGCGAGGACGCGCCGACGATTTCGGACGCCGAATACGACGCCCTACGGCAGCGCTACGAGGCCATCGAGGCCGCCTTCCCGGAGCTTGCCACACCGGACTCGCTGACCAAGAAAGTCGGCGCCACCCCTTCGGAAAAATTCGCCAAAGTCCGTCACAGAGTGCCGATGCTCTCCCTTGGCAATGTTTTTGCCGATGAGGAAGTGACGGATTTTGTCGCGCGTGTGCGCAGATTCCTTGGGCTTGGCGCGCAAGCGCCACTCGAAATCACGGCGGAGCCAAAGATCGACGGTCTCTCCTGTTCGCTGCGCTACGAAGCAGGGAGGTTCGTGGAGGCGGCCACCCGGGGCGATGGCTATGAGGGCGAGGACGTCACCGCCAATGTGCGCACCATCGATGAAGTGCCGAGAACGCTCACCGGCAACGCGCCGGAAATCCTCGAGGTGCGCGGCGAGGTCTATATGACGCACGCCGATTTTGCCGCATTGAACGCGCGCCAGGCGGCAGCCGGCAAAACCCTGTTCGCCAATCCGCGCAATGCGGCGGCGGGCTCGCTGCGTCAGCTCGATCCGTCGATCACCGCCGGGCGCCCATTGCATTTCTTTGCCTATGCCTGGGGCGAGCTCAGCGCTTTGCCGGCGGCGACGCAAATGGAGATGATCGCTGCCTTTAGAAAATTTGGTTTGCCGGTCAATCCGCTGATGGTGCTCTGCCACTCGGCCGAGGATTTGCTCGCGCATTACCGGGAAATCGAGTCGATGCGTGCTTCCCTCGGCTATGACATCGACGGCGTGGTCTACAAGGTCGATAGCCTCGCCTTGCAGCATCGCCTCGGCTTTGTCTCGCGTTCGCCCCGCTGGGCCGTGGCGCATAAATTCCCGGCCGAAAAGGCGACCACCGTCCTGCGCGATATCGAAATCCAGGTGGGGCGGACCGGCGCGTTGACGCCGGTGGCGCGGCTCGATCCGGTGACGGTCGGCGGCGTCGTCGTTTCAAATGCGACTTTGCACAACGAGGATGAGATCGCCCGCAAGGATATCCGCATCGGCGACACGGTGATCGTCCAACGCGCCGGCGATGTGATTCCGCAGATTCTTGGGCCGGTCCTGGAGAAGCGGCCCAAAAGCGCAAAGCTCTATGTGTTCCCCGACGTTTGTCCGGTGTGCGGCTCGGCGGCGGTTCGCGAGATCGATCCAAAAACCGGCACCGCCGACGTGGTGCGCCGCTGTACCGGCGGTCTCATCTGCGAGGCCCAGGCGGTCGAGCGCCTGAAACATTTTGCATCGCGCAACGCCTTCGACATCGAAGGGCTCGGCGACAAGCAGATCGAGCAATTTTTCCGCGAGGGTTTGATCAAGACCGCCGCCGATATCTTCACGCTGGAGGCGCGTGAAAAGGCTGGTGTTCTAAATCTCAAGGGCCGCGAAGGCTATGGCGAAACCTCGGTCGGAAATCTTTTCAGGGCCATCGAGGCCCGCCGCACGCTCCCGCTCAACCGTTTTATTTTCGCGCTGGGCATTAGGCATGTGGGGGAAACCAACGCGCGCCGTCTTGCCCGCTATTTCGGTTCCTTCGAGGTGCTTCGCGCCACGGCGCGGGCGGCGTCGGAAGGCTCGGACGCCCGCGCGGAGATCAACAATATCGAAGGGATCGGCGAGGTCGTGGCGGAGGCCATCGCCGATTTTTTTGTCGAAAAGCACAATGAAGAGGTTCTCGACGCGCTGCTCGACCATGTGAAGGTGGTGCCGATGGAGGCCATTGCCTCGACAAGTCCGGTTGCCGGCAAGACGGTGGTCTTTACGGGCTCGCTTGAGCGCATGACCCGCGACGAGGCCAAGGCCCAGGCCGAGCGGCTCGGCGCGAAGGTCGCAGCATCCGTCTCCCAAAAAACCGATCTCGTCGTTGCCGGACCCGGTGCCGGTTCAAAGCTCGCGAAGGCGGCCGAACTTGGAATTGAAACCATCAGCGAGGAAGATTGGTTAAGGCTGACCGGGCAGGGCGGCGAATAA
- the hemA gene encoding 5-aminolevulinate synthase, with product MPYSRFFDDAISKLKAESRYRVFADLERNAETFPRALWRGPERVEEVVIWCSNDYLCMGRHPEVTDAMATAAIRHGAGSGGTRNISGTNHPLVELEWELADLHGKEAALVFTSGWISNLATISTIGDLLPNCLILSDEFNHNSMIEGIRRSKAERKIFRHNDVAHLEQLLSEAGPARAKLIVFESLYSMHGDIAPVAQIADLAARYNAMTYMDEVHAVGLYGPRGGGIAEREGVMDRIDVIEGTLAKGFGTLGGYVTAKAAIIDAVRSHAPAFIFTTALPPAVAAAARTAVRLLKQTQGTELRMLHQRQAMLTKHALSAAGLPVISNPSHIVPIHVGDADLCKRATDMLLDRHGIYIQPINYPTVAKGEERLRVTPGPLHTDAHIVHLVESMVDVWHSLKLPFGESAKIVEFKREGGDARCTFPEFKRAAE from the coding sequence ATGCCGTATTCGCGCTTCTTCGATGACGCGATTTCAAAGCTGAAAGCCGAGAGCCGCTACCGGGTTTTCGCGGATCTCGAGCGCAATGCCGAGACTTTTCCGCGCGCGCTTTGGCGGGGTCCCGAGCGCGTCGAGGAAGTCGTTATCTGGTGCTCCAACGATTACCTCTGCATGGGCCGCCATCCGGAAGTGACCGATGCCATGGCCACAGCAGCGATTCGGCATGGAGCCGGTTCCGGCGGCACCCGCAATATTTCAGGGACCAATCATCCGCTCGTCGAACTCGAGTGGGAATTGGCCGACCTCCACGGGAAAGAAGCAGCGCTCGTCTTCACTTCCGGGTGGATTTCCAATCTCGCGACAATATCCACAATCGGCGATCTTCTGCCCAATTGCCTGATTCTCTCGGATGAGTTCAATCATAATTCGATGATCGAAGGCATCCGCCGCTCGAAGGCGGAGCGCAAGATTTTCAGGCACAATGATGTGGCGCACCTCGAACAGCTTCTAAGTGAAGCGGGCCCGGCGCGGGCCAAGCTGATCGTCTTCGAAAGCCTTTATTCGATGCATGGCGACATTGCGCCGGTGGCGCAAATCGCCGATCTCGCCGCCCGCTATAATGCGATGACCTACATGGACGAGGTTCATGCGGTTGGGCTTTATGGTCCGCGCGGCGGCGGTATCGCCGAGCGTGAAGGCGTCATGGACCGAATCGACGTGATCGAAGGGACGCTTGCCAAGGGGTTTGGCACGCTCGGCGGCTACGTGACCGCCAAAGCGGCAATCATCGATGCGGTTCGCTCGCATGCCCCGGCTTTCATTTTCACCACCGCTTTGCCACCGGCGGTCGCCGCCGCGGCAAGAACTGCGGTCCGCCTTCTGAAGCAGACCCAGGGCACCGAGCTTCGCATGCTGCATCAGCGCCAGGCGATGCTCACCAAGCACGCCTTAAGTGCGGCAGGGCTCCCCGTGATTTCGAACCCGTCGCACATCGTGCCCATTCATGTCGGCGACGCGGATCTCTGCAAGCGCGCAACCGATATGCTGCTCGATCGGCATGGCATTTATATTCAGCCGATCAATTACCCGACGGTCGCCAAGGGCGAAGAGCGTCTGCGCGTCACGCCGGGCCCGTTGCATACCGACGCCCATATCGTCCATCTCGTTGAGAGCATGGTGGATGTTTGGCACAGCCTGAAGCTGCCCTTTGGGGAATCCGCGAAGATCGTAGAATTCAAGCGCGAGGGCGGCGACGCCCGCTGCACCTTCCCGGAATTCAAACGCGCTGCCGAATAA
- a CDS encoding UDP-glucuronate 5-epimerase: MRILVTGSAGFIGFHMARRLLDEGHEVVGIDGFTPYYDRNLKLRRQEILLQRQGFSGHEVMLENFAALQEIYGCGFDAIYHFAAQAGVRYSLDNPRAYIDANLVGMFNLLELMRQAPPAHALMASTSSVYGANPKVPFHETDRADHPLTLYAATKKANEEMAHAYSHLFKIPITMLRFFTVYGPWGRPDMALFKFAAALFEGRPLDLYNHGKMTRDFTYVGDLVEAMLRLLKCAPPFVGNRTEQIAQDSLSPVAPWRVVNIGAQTPVSLMDFVAAIEAATGLHAPYNFMEMQQGDVPFTFADTSLLSSLTGFTAKTPLTEGVRAFVAWYRDYFAL; this comes from the coding sequence ATGCGCATTCTTGTCACCGGCAGCGCCGGATTCATCGGCTTTCACATGGCCCGCCGTCTTCTCGACGAAGGCCATGAGGTTGTAGGCATCGATGGATTTACCCCCTACTACGATCGCAACCTGAAGCTTCGCCGGCAGGAAATATTACTGCAAAGGCAGGGGTTTTCGGGCCATGAGGTCATGCTCGAAAATTTTGCTGCATTGCAAGAAATCTACGGCTGCGGCTTCGATGCGATTTACCATTTCGCCGCACAGGCCGGGGTTCGTTATAGCCTCGACAACCCGCGCGCCTACATTGACGCAAATCTGGTGGGGATGTTCAACCTTCTGGAATTGATGCGGCAGGCTCCGCCGGCGCATGCCCTGATGGCGTCGACGTCTTCCGTCTATGGCGCCAATCCCAAAGTCCCGTTCCACGAGACCGACCGGGCCGATCATCCTTTGACGCTCTATGCCGCCACCAAAAAGGCAAATGAGGAAATGGCCCACGCCTACAGCCATCTCTTCAAAATACCGATCACCATGCTGCGGTTTTTTACGGTGTATGGCCCCTGGGGCCGGCCGGACATGGCGCTGTTCAAATTCGCCGCGGCACTTTTCGAGGGCCGACCCCTCGACCTCTATAATCACGGGAAAATGACCCGGGATTTTACCTATGTCGGCGACCTTGTGGAAGCCATGCTGCGCTTGCTCAAATGCGCCCCGCCCTTCGTCGGCAACCGGACCGAACAGATCGCCCAGGACAGCCTATCGCCCGTCGCGCCCTGGCGCGTCGTCAATATCGGCGCGCAGACGCCCGTGAGTTTGATGGATTTCGTTGCCGCCATCGAAGCTGCAACCGGGCTGCACGCCCCTTATAATTTTATGGAGATGCAACAAGGCGATGTACCGTTCACTTTCGCGGACACCTCGCTCCTGTCGTCCTTGACGGGCTTTACCGCGAAGACTCCCCTGACCGAGGGAGTCAGGGCCTTCGTCGCTTGGTATCGCGATTATTTCGCCCTTTAG